One window of the Azospirillum sp. TSH58 genome contains the following:
- the fliI gene encoding flagellar protein export ATPase FliI, whose protein sequence is MRVLSNLLSEIERMPTRSWRGEIRSAAGMTLEVEGLRRVLAVGDKCWAETARGQRLLCETIGFRQGRTLLMAFDNLDGVAEGCTAVTDDTAFTLRPGPGWLGRVVNALGEPIDGHGPLRNGHHARSLRAAPPPAYARRRVGAKMDTGVRAIDVFTPICRGQRMGVFAGSGVGKSTLLSMVARHAGADAIVIGLVGERGREVQEFIQDDLGADGLARSVVVVATSDEPPLMRRQAAHLCLTVAEELRDRGLHVLCLIDSVTRFAMAQREIGLAAGEPPTAKSYPPSVFAELPKLMERAGPGQEGQGDITGIFTVLVDGDDHDEPIADAVRGILDGHIVLDRRIAEQGRYPAVNVLRSVSRLLPGCHTAEQNALLRRARSLAATYDNMRELVRIGAYKQGTDAEVDGAVALNPALEEFLRQGKDDATPSLDSFRILDRILAVPTGVTP, encoded by the coding sequence ATGCGTGTGCTTTCCAACCTCCTGTCCGAGATCGAGCGGATGCCGACCCGCTCCTGGCGCGGCGAGATCCGCAGCGCCGCCGGCATGACGCTGGAGGTGGAGGGCTTGCGCCGCGTCCTGGCGGTGGGCGACAAATGCTGGGCGGAGACGGCGCGCGGCCAGCGCCTGCTGTGCGAGACCATCGGCTTCCGCCAGGGGCGGACCCTGCTGATGGCCTTCGACAATCTGGACGGCGTGGCGGAGGGTTGCACCGCCGTCACCGACGACACCGCCTTCACGCTGCGCCCCGGCCCCGGCTGGCTGGGCCGCGTGGTCAACGCCTTGGGGGAGCCCATCGACGGGCACGGACCGTTGCGCAACGGCCATCACGCCCGTTCCTTGCGCGCCGCACCGCCGCCGGCCTACGCGCGCCGCCGCGTCGGGGCGAAGATGGACACCGGCGTGCGCGCCATCGACGTCTTCACGCCGATCTGCCGGGGCCAGCGCATGGGCGTCTTCGCCGGGTCCGGCGTCGGCAAATCCACCCTGCTGTCGATGGTCGCCCGCCACGCCGGGGCCGACGCCATCGTGATCGGGCTGGTCGGGGAGCGCGGACGCGAGGTGCAGGAGTTCATCCAGGACGATCTGGGCGCGGACGGCCTCGCCCGCTCCGTCGTTGTCGTCGCCACCTCGGACGAGCCGCCGCTGATGCGCCGGCAGGCCGCTCATCTCTGCCTGACCGTGGCGGAGGAGTTGCGCGACCGCGGCCTGCACGTCCTCTGCCTGATCGACAGCGTGACGCGCTTCGCCATGGCCCAGCGCGAGATCGGGCTGGCCGCCGGGGAGCCGCCGACCGCCAAGAGCTACCCGCCCAGCGTCTTCGCCGAACTGCCCAAGCTGATGGAGCGCGCCGGGCCGGGACAGGAGGGCCAGGGCGACATCACCGGCATCTTCACCGTGCTGGTGGACGGCGACGACCATGACGAGCCGATCGCCGACGCGGTGCGCGGCATCCTCGACGGCCACATCGTGCTGGACCGCCGCATCGCCGAGCAGGGTCGCTACCCCGCCGTCAACGTGCTGCGCAGCGTGTCGCGCCTGCTGCCCGGTTGCCACACGGCGGAGCAGAACGCCCTGCTGCGCCGCGCCCGCAGCCTCGCCGCCACCTACGACAACATGCGGGAGCTGGTGCGCATCGGCGCCTACAAGCAGGGCACCGACGCGGAGGTGGACGGCGCCGTCGCGCTGAACCCGGCGCTGGAGGAGTTCCTGCGCCAGGGCAAGGACGACGCCACGCCGTCCCTCGACTCCTTCCGAATCCTCGACCGCATCCTCGCCGTTCCCACGGGAGTCACTCCATGA
- a CDS encoding LysR family transcriptional regulator, translated as MDLAGLAVLVEAAQAGSLAGAARRLGISPLMATRRLAALEDAMGARLMQRTTRSLALTPEGEAMLPFAQAMLENEAAARASVRPSTAGASGLLRLTASAAFGRKVVVPVVAEFLKDNPQVSVDLLLTDTVVDIVGQGIDLAIRIARLKDSALIARRLADNPRGLYATPGYLAARGAPAAVADLAEHECLCLSGTTHWSFAGDGRERRIRVRGRFTANSIEGLRDICLAGLGIAVLSDWDVREEVARGALVALRLSDGALEPLAVWGVHPSARFVPPKVRLFMDALAKALR; from the coding sequence ATGGACCTCGCCGGACTCGCCGTTCTGGTGGAAGCCGCCCAGGCCGGCAGCCTTGCCGGGGCCGCCCGGCGGCTGGGCATCTCGCCGCTGATGGCGACCCGGCGGCTGGCCGCGCTGGAGGACGCCATGGGGGCGCGGCTGATGCAGCGGACCACCCGCTCCCTCGCCCTGACGCCGGAGGGGGAGGCAATGCTGCCCTTCGCCCAGGCGATGCTGGAGAACGAGGCGGCGGCGCGGGCCAGCGTCCGCCCGTCCACCGCCGGGGCGTCGGGGCTGCTGCGGCTGACCGCTTCCGCCGCCTTCGGGCGCAAGGTGGTCGTGCCGGTGGTCGCGGAGTTCCTGAAGGACAACCCGCAGGTCTCGGTCGATCTGCTGCTGACCGACACGGTGGTGGACATCGTCGGGCAGGGCATCGACCTCGCCATCCGCATCGCGCGTCTGAAGGACAGCGCGCTGATCGCGCGGCGGCTGGCCGACAACCCGCGGGGACTCTACGCCACGCCCGGCTATCTGGCGGCGCGCGGCGCACCCGCCGCCGTCGCGGATCTGGCGGAGCACGAGTGCCTGTGCCTGTCCGGCACGACCCATTGGAGCTTCGCGGGCGACGGGCGGGAGCGGCGCATCCGGGTGCGCGGGCGCTTCACCGCCAACTCCATCGAGGGGTTGCGGGACATCTGCCTCGCCGGGCTCGGCATCGCCGTCCTGTCCGACTGGGACGTACGGGAGGAGGTGGCGCGCGGCGCGCTGGTCGCGCTCCGCCTGTCCGACGGGGCGTTGGAGCCGCTGGCGGTGTGGGGCGTCCACCCCTCCGCGCGCTTCGTGCCGCCGAAGGTGCGGCTGTTCATGGACGCGCTGGCGAAGGCGCTGCGCTGA